A single genomic interval of Plodia interpunctella isolate USDA-ARS_2022_Savannah chromosome 14, ilPloInte3.2, whole genome shotgun sequence harbors:
- the LOC128675546 gene encoding transcription factor HES-4-B-like, whose protein sequence is MSDPAPLSKTAKYKKITKPLLERKRRARINRCLDELKDLMVGALEIDDDNLSKLEKADILELTVNHLTKLHSPKDPVIEAKKFQAGFGQCAAEACRFIMSVPDLDSKVSQNLISHLSRLITAQPLTIQVPDRPPFSPPTSPVSAVSDRQHYYSDHERSSSDAEDSVYSGEGNPKQWGYQRSNPPMLHKASTPMAGLLTTVDKIPTHHHVPEQIQVNGNRNAPYFNRVPAEAKDVILQKIRQHIMDKRGNDYNADNNSGSDEAETKYYRHDVYRSEANQYSPANVPSNDTLDLRKYRSPAKSSETALSPKNSAYVANQLDATPLENKTEATPNLPEQCELPMDYSNLPPKKKRKLIEYQEYKKQEEARRQLEAFYAEQKQRAGPPADDDAKWRPW, encoded by the exons ATGTCTGATCCGGCGCCGTTGTCGAAGACCGCCAAATATAAGAAGATTACAAAACCTTTGCTGGAGAGGAAGCGGCGCGCGCGCATCAACCGATGCCTGGATGAATTGAAGGACCTCATGGTCGGGGCTTTGGAG ATCGATGACGACAACTTGAGCAAGTTGGAAAAGGCAGATATCCTTGAATTAACCGTTAACCACCTTACTAAGTTGCATAGCCCTAAGGATCCAGTTATAGAAGCGAAGAAATTTCAAGCCGGCTTCGGACAATGTGCGGCGGAAGCCTGCCGCTTCATCATGTCGGTGCCGGATTTGGACTCGAAAGTCAGCCAAAACTTGATCAGCCACTTGTCGAGACTCATTACCGCGCAACCTTTAACTATACAAGTACCGGACAGGCCGCCGTTTTCCCCGCCGACGTCGCCCGTCTCCGCGGTCTCCGACCGGCAACACTACTACAGCGACCACGAGAGGTCGTCGTCAGATGCGGAAGACTCCGTTTACTCAGGCGAAGGGAATCCTAAACAATGGGGATATCAACGCTCTAATCCACCGATGTTGCATAAAGCATCCACGCCGATGGCAGGGCTTCTCACCACCGTTGACAAAATCCCAACTCATCATCACGTCCCTGAACAAATTCAAGTCAATGGAAATAGAAACGCGCCATACTTCAATAGGGTCCCAGCTGAAGCTAAGGATGTGATTCTCCAAAAGATCAGACAGCACATCATGGACAAACGGGGCAACGATTACAACGCCGATAACAATTCAGGTTCCGATGAAGCcgaaactaaatattatagacATGATGTTTACCGAAGCGAAGCCAATCAGTATTCACCGGCAAACGTTCCTAGCAACGACACTTTAGATCTTAGGAAATATAGGTCACCGGCGAAGTCTTCCGAGACGGCGCTCTCGCCCAAAAACAGTGCATACGTCGCGAATCAATTAGATGCGACTCCTTTGGAGAACAAAACTGAAGCGACGCCCAATCTTCCGGAACAATGCGAATTACCGATGGATTACAGCAACTTGCCGCCTAAAAAGAAAAGGAAATTGATCGAGTACCAAGAGTACAAAAAACAAGAGGAGGCGAGGCGACAACTGGAGGCTTTTTATGCTGAGCAAAAACAGCGCGCGGGACCGCCGGCGGACGACGACGCTAAGTGGCGGCCTTGGTGA